The DNA sequence ATGGAACCGCGCGCGATATTCGTAAGCGAGTCGCGCTGCCGCGAGACACGCTTCCGGATCGTCGGCGTTCACGTGGACGATCGGAATTTCGAACCCTTTGGCCAAGTCACTCGCGTATTGCGTCGAGCGGCCGTCCGTCCGTTCGGTCGTGAAACCGATGCGGTTGTTGGCGATGACGTGGATCGTACCACCCGTATGATAACCGGGTAAGCGGCTTAAGTTCAACGTCTCTGCTACGACGCCTTCCCCGATAAAGGCAGCGTCGCCGTGTACGAGAATACCGAACGCTTCGCGAACGTTTTGTTTCGGACGACCCGCTGATTGCCGGTTTTCTTGAGCCGCGCGCGTAAAACCTTCGACGACGGCGTTGACGAACTCGAGGTGGCTCGGGTTGTTCGCCAGAGTAACGCGTGCCGGGGTGGCGTTTCCGTTGCGAACGGATAAGTCGGCACCGAGGTGATACTTCACGTCACCGGTCCAACCGTAGTTAATCCCCATTGAACCTTCCGACGGAACGAGTTCTTTATTCGGTGCACGGTGGAATTCGCTAAAAATAATTTTCAAGTCTTTATTGAGGACGTGAGCGAGCACGTTTAGTCGTCCGCGGTGCGCCATGCCGACGAGGACGTTGTGCGCGCCGTCTTGCACGCCGGCGTGAATGATTTCGTCGAGCATCGGCACGAGCATGTCGAGCCCTTCGATCGAGAAACGCTTTTGCCCAACGAACGTCCGGTGTAAAAACGTCTCGAACTGCTCGACCTCAGTCAACCGCTTTAACAACTCGATGCGCTCGACGGCAGGCAAAGAACGGTGGATCGCGCCGGATTCGACCATGTGGTTTAACCAAAGGCGCTCATCGACGTCATGGACGTGGGTGAACTCATAAGCGAGTGATTGCGTATAAATGCGTTTTAACAGTTCAAGTGCTTCGCGCGCCGTCTGAATCGTGTCCGGTGCGTCCGACCATACCATTTTGGCCGGTATTTTATCTAAATCCGCTTCCTTTAGTTGATAGCGGGATAGGTCAAATATACGCGTGTCTACCGCGCGTTTTTCTAGCGGATAGATCTGGGCGGCTAAGTGGCCATACGTGCGTATGTTGCGTACTAACCGTTCGGCGGCGACGACGTGTTTCACGTTGAGGCCGTCAGTCGTATGAGTAGTCGCTACGGTGTCTGTAGTCGTTGCCTCAGCCTGAGCACCGTCGATTGGTGGGGAACCCCACTGTTCGAACAGCGCGCGCACCGATTCATCGACAGATTGCGCATCCGCCACGTACTGTTCGTATAATTCCATTATGTAGCCAAGGTTAGGACCGTAATATTTGTACCACGGCGACTGTTTGTCCGGGATACTGTCAGTCGTCATTCGACTTATACCTCCAACACATTTGTTTTAGTATGTGACACTGTCTTTAATATACTCATTACCAATTGCGACGATTTACACAACAAAAAAACCCCATCCGCTGTCGTTGGAGTTCTAAAACGGCACCGTAACGCTCATTAGCCCATATGAACGCTCCTTATTTAAGTTGTATACAAGCAGACACATTTGTCTTCCCTGTCTCCTAGTTAAGCTGTGATGTTAGCGTTGTCTACGAATGTACAGCCGCTTGTTGCAGCGCAGTACATCGTTACAGCTCTAATGATAAAACAAATTATCTACATTAGCAAGGGACAAGTCTTTATTGTTTCTATTCCGCTAATTGGAGGCGCTTACTGAGGGTAACGATGTCCATATAGGCGTCTCGTTTCTACCTTAGAACGAGGTTTATTCATAGTGTGCGCAGCTTTTCGTAAAAGGTTTTAAAAAAACAGCGGAGCAAAGATCGATCCGCAATTTTTCGTGTGAGATCCTTGCTCCGGAATTGTACGACAAACGCTTTCGTTTTGGCACCACTGTTTAGGCACCACTATTAATAAGGTAATTTTATTTTCGTTTATATATTTTTGGCCAACGAAAGCGGGTGACGTGCGTTTGCATCGTCTGGAAGACGATGCGCCACTGTCGTTCGTTCAACGTACCGATCGGTGCCTCCTGCGCAACGTCGAGCTGCCTGACCAACCGGGTTACCTGGGGTGGGGTAAACACGCCGTCCAACGCCATATGCAGCGGAGCGTGCGGAGCCGTTAGGCCGTATGCAGCGAGCGCGGCAAACTGGCGATGATGACGCGCATCGATGGGCGGTGTCTCCTTTCGCCGGATGACGAGGACGGCTGAATCGACGCGCGGCGGCGGTGAAAAATTGTTAGGAGAGATCGAGCGTCCCCGTTCCAGATGAAACCACATGCGCCATGTCAAAATGCGCGGATCGGTGATCGGCGTTGCCGTAAAGCGGATCGCAGCGCCCTTTTCGACGACTAATACGGCGCGTTGCAGCGAGTTTGTCGGACGATCGAGTAGTTTCCCGAGAATTGGGGTCGTAATACTGTACGGAATATTGGCTACGACACAAAATGGCTGCCGCGGCAAACCGATCTCCAAAAAATTTCGTTCGATGACATGAATATTGCTATCTTCGGTCGCCCGCCTCAGTTTGTTTGCGAAGTGGGGATCGTTTTCCACAGCGAGTACTTTTGCCGCTTTTTTCGCGAGGGGAAGTGTTAGCGCGCCGGTACCCGCGCCAATTTCTAATACGACATCCTCCGGTGTTATATCGGCCATGCCGATTAAATCGGCAATTAACCGCTTATTGTGCATGAGGTGTTGTCCCGGAAAATTGGTTCTTTTCGTTCCTTTAGTTCCTGCTCTATGCTTGCGAATGCGCCGATGGCGCTTGTTTTGTTTGCTCACTTTTTTTGCCTCCGTTACTTTTTCGTCGTTGAGAAAACAACCATAAAAAAACCACAGTTCACCCGTGGTTCGAGTAATCGGAAGCAGACAAAAGCGACAACGGTGGCGTGGAAAAATGTTGATCGCCACAGCAAGCCGCCCTTACCGAATGTTTATGCAGAAAAAAACGAAAAGAAGGGAGACAGATTCGTCCCCCTTCAAGTATTAACGATTTTAGGGTTACCCCGATTTTAGGCAGACTGATCCCGCATACTCTACCCACGAGTAGAGCCTTTGTGCACTATAAAGTTTGCTGCGCAAAACTTATTGTGCGGAATCGTCCTGCCATCATCGGTTGCAACCCTCCGTCCATTAAAAGTATCACAATTTTAACATGGAGTGGTTGCTGTTGTCAACGATAAAAAAACGGTTTCATCGATTGCGACATAGCATATGATAGGGTGAAGAAGTCGTAAGCTTTTGGGGGAACATCGCTATTACTTGCCAATTACACGAACCCGCTAATCGGCAATTTGAGCGACACCGTCGTCGGCGAATTGCGGGCTGAGTTTCAATTGGTAGCGGGGCACTAAGATTCGATGACAATGAACACCTTGATTATAATGATTATAATTTAGTATTGACTTTCATATGATTTTTATTATAATGTGTGTAGGAAGGCGTAGTTATTGAAGAGAGGGGATTCACATTGGATAATCGAAAAAGATTGACCACTGCTTCAGGCATTCCTGTGGGAGACAACCAAAATTCTATCACGGCAGGTCGACGGGGACCCGTATTGATCCAGGACTTCCACTTACTTGAAAAATTGGCCCACTTCAACAGAGAGCGCATTCCGGAGCGTGTCGTTCATGCAAAGGGTGCTGGAGCCTATGGGTATTTTGAAGTTACCAATGATGAAATATCGAAATACACCAAGGCCGATTTTCTGAGTGAAAAAGGGAAACGAACTGAGATGTTTGCCCGCTTTTCAACCGTAGCCGGGGAATTGGGCTCGGCTGATACGGTTCGGGACCCCCGGGGGTTTGCACTGAAGTTTTATACCGATGAGGGGAACTATGATCTGGTCGGTAACAATACCCCCATATTTTTTATCCGGGATGCGATCAAGTTCCCCGATTTCATCCATACCCAAAAACGCCACCCGAAAACCGGCCTAAAAGATCCGAACATGGTTTGGGATTTCTGGTCCCTGTCACCGGAATCGTTGCACCAGATCACTTATCTGCACGGGGATCGCGGCATTCCGGCAACATACCGTCACATGAACGGTTACGGCAGCCACACTTTTAAATGGGTCAATGATCAAGGGGAAACCTTCTGGGTGAAGTATCACTTCATCAGTGACCAAGGGGTGAAAGGGCTGGACGTGGACCTGGCTGCCAAACTGGCCGGTGAGCAACCCGATTATCACAGGGCGGACCTGTTCAATGCGATTGAGGAGGGTAATCACCCCTCCTGGACGTTGTATGTTCAGATCATCCCTTACGAAGATTATAAAACCTATAAGTGGGATTTGTTTGATGTGACCAAGACGGTGTCGAAAAAGGATTATCCGCGGATCGAAGTCGGCAAAATGATCCTTAACCGCAATCCGGAGAATCATTTTGCTGAGGTGGAACAAGCCGCATTCACTCCGGGTAATCTCGTCCCCGGAATCGAAGCATCGCCGGATAAAATGTTGCAAGGCCGAATCTTCAGCTATGGCGATACCCACCGTTACCGCCTGGGGGTCAATCATCAACAAATTCCGGTCAACCGCCCGAAAGCGGATGTCAACCATATGCAGCGCGACGGTTCTATGGCGGTGAACGGAAACGGCGGCGGTGAACCCAATTATGAGCCGAACAGTTTAAATGGACCGGTGGAAGATCGCCAAAAGAATCTCACGCCATTTGAAGTGTACGGTGAGGCGGACAGCGTAGCCTATGATAGCGATGATCACTACACACAACCCGGGGATCTCTATCGTCTGATGAGCGAAAACGAAAGAGAACGTCTGGTGAAAAACTTCGCCGATCATATGAGACCCGTCAAAAGTGACGAGATTAAACTTCGTCAGATCGGCCACTTCTACAAGGCCGACCCGGAATGGGGAGAGAGAATCGCCAAACTGCTGGGCTTATCTATCCCGGCCGGTGTAAAGTGAATGATCTATAAGAGCCGATTGGATCCCGTTTAGGATCCAGCCGGCTTTTTTCTTGCCGGTAACCCGCCTTCTTCATCCAATATAATTGTTCAAAAAGGGTGGACGCGCTTTCGAGACGAGGGAATCGCGCGAGGGATTTAGGGCTATGAGGGGGGAGGGATTTCTTTGTCAGACTAGAAACCCTCCATAACAGTCAACCTGTAACGGTCAAACTGTAACAGTCAAAACTGTAACGGTCAAATTGTAACGATCAATCCACAGTGGTCAACCTGTAACAGTTAACCCGCCAGATCGTGCAGCTATCCCCCCAAAAAAAAACGTGCAATCTCAAAATCGGTGTCACGTCGTCAGGAGTGTTAACTGGGGGCGTTCGCGCTGCAATAGCTACCATAGACGGCCAAACAGACTGCCAAACAGGAGGCAAAACTTTTTTCAATGATAAAATCCCCCTCTCATCGAAGACTCAAGCTGTAAAAGGGCCTTCATCGTTTCATAGTGCTTTTCCTTGTCACCGATCGTGTGGTAATAGTCGATCAACAGGTGGTAAAATTC is a window from the Numidum massiliense genome containing:
- a CDS encoding catalase, with the protein product MDNRKRLTTASGIPVGDNQNSITAGRRGPVLIQDFHLLEKLAHFNRERIPERVVHAKGAGAYGYFEVTNDEISKYTKADFLSEKGKRTEMFARFSTVAGELGSADTVRDPRGFALKFYTDEGNYDLVGNNTPIFFIRDAIKFPDFIHTQKRHPKTGLKDPNMVWDFWSLSPESLHQITYLHGDRGIPATYRHMNGYGSHTFKWVNDQGETFWVKYHFISDQGVKGLDVDLAAKLAGEQPDYHRADLFNAIEEGNHPSWTLYVQIIPYEDYKTYKWDLFDVTKTVSKKDYPRIEVGKMILNRNPENHFAEVEQAAFTPGNLVPGIEASPDKMLQGRIFSYGDTHRYRLGVNHQQIPVNRPKADVNHMQRDGSMAVNGNGGGEPNYEPNSLNGPVEDRQKNLTPFEVYGEADSVAYDSDDHYTQPGDLYRLMSENERERLVKNFADHMRPVKSDEIKLRQIGHFYKADPEWGERIAKLLGLSIPAGVK
- the erm gene encoding 23S ribosomal RNA methyltransferase Erm gives rise to the protein MSKQNKRHRRIRKHRAGTKGTKRTNFPGQHLMHNKRLIADLIGMADITPEDVVLEIGAGTGALTLPLAKKAAKVLAVENDPHFANKLRRATEDSNIHVIERNFLEIGLPRQPFCVVANIPYSITTPILGKLLDRPTNSLQRAVLVVEKGAAIRFTATPITDPRILTWRMWFHLERGRSISPNNFSPPPRVDSAVLVIRRKETPPIDARHHRQFAALAAYGLTAPHAPLHMALDGVFTPPQVTRLVRQLDVAQEAPIGTLNERQWRIVFQTMQTHVTRFRWPKIYKRK